One genomic region from Knoellia sp. p5-6-4 encodes:
- a CDS encoding DNA repair helicase XPB, with product MPDGPLIVQSDKTLLLEVDHPRAEEARRAIAPFAELERAPEHMHTYRVTPLGLWNARAAGHDAEQVVNALLTHSRYAVPHALLVDVADTMDRYGRLTLEKDDEHGLVLRTTDRPVLEEVLRHKKIKPLVGARIDDDRVVVHPSERGHLKQELLKVGWPAEDEAGYVDGEAHPIDLAQDGWSLRPYQQQAVDGFWHGGSGVVVLPCGAGKTLVGAGAMAQAKATTLILVTNTVSARQWRDELVRRTSLTEDEIGEYSGARKEIRPVTIATYQVLTTKRKGAYTHLDLLDARDWGLVVYDEVHLLPAPIFRMTADLQARRRLGLTATLVREDGREADVFSLIGPKRFDAPWKDIEAQGYIAPADCVEVRVTLPDGERLAYATAEPEDRYRLASCTPAKNPVIERIVKSHQGEPTLVIGQYLDQLDELAGRLGAEVITGQTSVAERQKLFQAFRTGEIDLLVVSKVANFSIDLPEASVAIQVSGTFGSRQEEAQRLGRVLRPKGDGRTAHFYTVVSRDTVDAEFAAHRQRFLAEQGYAYRIVDADDLT from the coding sequence GTGCCTGACGGACCCCTGATCGTCCAGAGCGACAAGACGCTCCTCCTCGAGGTCGACCACCCCCGCGCCGAGGAGGCGCGGCGCGCGATTGCCCCCTTTGCCGAGCTCGAGCGCGCTCCGGAGCACATGCACACCTACCGGGTGACCCCGCTCGGGCTGTGGAACGCGCGCGCCGCCGGCCACGACGCCGAGCAGGTGGTCAACGCCCTCCTCACCCACAGCCGGTATGCCGTGCCCCACGCGCTGCTCGTGGACGTCGCCGACACGATGGACCGGTACGGCCGACTCACGCTCGAGAAGGACGACGAGCACGGCCTGGTGCTGCGCACCACCGACCGGCCCGTGCTCGAGGAAGTGCTGCGGCACAAGAAGATCAAGCCGCTGGTGGGCGCGCGCATCGACGACGACCGGGTGGTGGTGCACCCCTCGGAGCGCGGCCACCTCAAGCAGGAGCTGCTCAAGGTCGGGTGGCCGGCCGAGGACGAGGCCGGCTACGTCGACGGCGAGGCGCACCCGATCGACCTCGCCCAGGACGGCTGGTCGCTGCGGCCCTACCAGCAGCAGGCCGTCGACGGCTTCTGGCACGGTGGCTCCGGCGTCGTCGTGCTGCCCTGTGGCGCCGGCAAGACGCTGGTCGGCGCCGGCGCCATGGCCCAGGCCAAGGCGACCACCCTCATCCTCGTCACCAACACCGTCTCGGCCCGGCAGTGGCGCGACGAGCTGGTCCGACGCACCTCGCTCACCGAGGACGAGATCGGCGAGTACTCCGGCGCCCGCAAGGAGATCCGGCCGGTAACGATTGCGACCTACCAGGTGCTCACGACGAAGCGGAAGGGCGCCTACACCCACCTCGACCTGCTCGACGCCCGCGACTGGGGCCTGGTCGTCTACGACGAGGTGCACCTGCTCCCCGCGCCGATCTTCCGCATGACGGCCGACCTGCAGGCCCGCCGCCGCCTCGGGTTGACCGCCACGCTGGTGCGCGAGGACGGCCGCGAGGCCGACGTCTTCTCGCTCATCGGGCCCAAGCGGTTCGACGCCCCGTGGAAGGACATCGAGGCTCAGGGCTACATCGCCCCGGCCGACTGCGTCGAGGTCCGGGTCACCCTGCCCGACGGCGAGCGGCTGGCCTACGCGACCGCCGAGCCCGAGGACCGCTACCGGCTGGCGTCGTGCACCCCGGCCAAGAACCCGGTGATCGAGCGGATCGTCAAGAGCCACCAGGGCGAGCCGACCTTGGTGATCGGCCAGTACCTCGACCAGCTCGACGAGCTCGCCGGGCGGCTCGGGGCGGAGGTCATCACCGGGCAGACCAGCGTGGCCGAGCGGCAGAAGCTCTTCCAGGCGTTCCGCACCGGCGAGATCGACCTGCTGGTCGTCTCCAAGGTCGCGAACTTCTCCATCGACCTTCCCGAGGCGTCGGTCGCGATCCAGGTGTCGGGCACCTTCGGGTCACGGCAGGAGGAGGCCCAGCGCCTCGGCCGGGTGCTGCGGCCCAAGGGCGACGGTCGCACGGCGCACTTCTACACCGTGGTCTCGCGCGACACCGTCGACGCCGAGTTCGCGGCGCACCGCCAGCGCTTCCTCGCCGAGCAGGGCTACGCCTACCGGATCGTCGACGCCGACGACCTCACCTAG
- a CDS encoding helicase-associated domain-containing protein has protein sequence MPTPSAPRVQPLHGASAPPASAARSLADDIRARTDDELRGLLQRRPDLARPAPADLTSLAARASTRASVQRALDSLDRAHLQVLEAASLQQGPLDEHLLGERLGAGADLGALLHSLWASALLWRGGDGLHVTRMVAEALGPHVAGLGPWAAEVRGTTPGVLADPARIDALVEAAPEPARAILERLAWGPPLAVPPAQGAPGRVAEGVRWLLAEGLVLATSADQVVLPREVGLRLRGGRVHRELLLDPPRLGGREHDPSAVDAAAGQQVSDLLVLVDELAAEWGPRPPRVLRAGGLAVRDLRRVAQVLDVPQGRAAFVAELALAAGLVGDDGSLEPVWAPTPQYDEWQQLPGAARWAALAQAWLASTRAPHLVGGTHPGTTGTVNALGPDVSWPPARGLRRDVLAELERLPEGRAPEPSAVVEALRWRRPRRLPQTIDAVVAATVQEAEWLGVTGRGALSRGGRALLTETEPALLAEAMHPHLPTPVEHVLLQADLTAIAPGPLEGSLAQFMRLVADVESRGGATVYRFTPDSVRRCLDAGWSVDQVLSALTDASHTPVPQPLDYLVRDVARRHGQARVGSVGSYVRCDDEATLGAMLADRALSALQLRRIAPTVLVSPVGAPIVLDMLRDAGYAPAAESAEGGLLVPSTGHHRTPPRRSTPGPTIHTVDDDLARTLIGALRAGEEAAAYQRAERASRPGPTLPATDPTTTLAVLREAAADRQGVWIGYSDAAGGVQRLLFYPDRVEGGRVHGTADGTARTLSIHRVTGASAT, from the coding sequence GTGCCGACCCCGTCCGCCCCCCGTGTGCAGCCGCTGCACGGCGCCTCGGCCCCACCTGCGTCCGCAGCCCGGTCGCTGGCCGACGACATCCGCGCCCGCACGGACGATGAGCTGCGCGGGCTGCTCCAGCGCCGCCCCGACCTCGCCCGGCCCGCCCCCGCCGACCTGACGTCGCTGGCCGCCCGGGCCAGCACCCGCGCCAGCGTGCAGCGCGCGCTCGACTCGCTGGACCGGGCCCACCTGCAGGTGCTGGAGGCGGCCAGCCTCCAGCAGGGACCGCTCGACGAGCACCTGCTGGGCGAGCGCCTCGGGGCCGGCGCGGACCTCGGAGCCCTGCTGCACAGCCTGTGGGCCAGCGCCCTGCTGTGGCGTGGCGGCGACGGCCTGCACGTGACCCGGATGGTCGCCGAGGCGCTTGGCCCGCACGTGGCGGGGCTGGGCCCCTGGGCGGCCGAGGTGCGTGGGACCACCCCCGGGGTGCTGGCCGATCCGGCCCGCATCGACGCCCTGGTCGAGGCGGCACCCGAGCCGGCCCGCGCCATCCTCGAGCGACTGGCCTGGGGTCCGCCGCTGGCGGTGCCACCGGCGCAGGGAGCGCCGGGGCGGGTGGCCGAGGGAGTGCGCTGGCTGCTCGCCGAGGGCCTGGTGCTGGCGACGTCGGCCGACCAGGTCGTGCTGCCGCGCGAGGTGGGGCTTCGCCTGCGGGGCGGCCGCGTGCACCGAGAGCTGCTGCTCGACCCGCCGCGGCTCGGCGGCCGCGAGCACGACCCGTCGGCCGTGGACGCCGCGGCCGGCCAGCAGGTCAGCGACCTGCTGGTGCTGGTGGACGAGCTCGCCGCCGAGTGGGGTCCGCGACCGCCGCGGGTGCTCCGGGCAGGGGGCCTGGCCGTGCGCGACCTGCGACGCGTCGCGCAGGTGCTCGACGTGCCGCAGGGCCGGGCCGCGTTCGTCGCCGAGCTGGCCCTGGCCGCGGGGCTGGTGGGCGACGACGGCTCCCTCGAACCGGTCTGGGCGCCGACCCCCCAGTACGACGAGTGGCAGCAGCTGCCCGGCGCGGCGCGCTGGGCAGCCCTCGCCCAAGCCTGGCTGGCGTCGACCCGCGCACCGCACCTGGTCGGTGGCACGCACCCCGGCACCACGGGCACCGTCAACGCCCTCGGGCCGGACGTGTCGTGGCCGCCGGCCCGAGGGCTGCGCCGCGACGTGCTGGCCGAGCTCGAGCGGCTGCCCGAGGGGAGGGCCCCCGAGCCGTCCGCGGTGGTGGAAGCCCTCCGCTGGCGCCGTCCCCGGCGGCTGCCGCAGACCATCGACGCGGTCGTGGCCGCCACCGTGCAGGAGGCGGAGTGGCTCGGCGTGACCGGTCGCGGTGCGCTCTCCCGGGGCGGCCGCGCGCTGCTCACCGAGACCGAACCCGCACTGCTGGCCGAGGCCATGCACCCGCACCTGCCCACGCCGGTCGAGCACGTGCTGCTCCAGGCCGACCTGACCGCCATCGCTCCCGGCCCGCTCGAGGGCAGCCTGGCCCAGTTCATGCGCCTCGTCGCCGATGTCGAGTCCCGCGGCGGCGCGACGGTCTACCGCTTCACACCCGACTCGGTGCGACGGTGCCTCGACGCGGGCTGGTCGGTCGACCAGGTGCTGTCAGCCCTCACCGACGCCAGCCACACACCGGTCCCCCAGCCGCTGGACTACCTCGTGCGCGACGTCGCCCGCAGGCACGGGCAGGCCCGCGTCGGCTCGGTCGGCTCGTACGTGCGCTGCGACGACGAGGCCACGCTCGGAGCCATGCTCGCCGACCGGGCCCTCAGCGCCCTGCAGCTGCGCCGCATCGCGCCGACGGTGCTGGTCTCCCCCGTGGGCGCTCCGATCGTCCTCGACATGCTGCGCGACGCCGGCTACGCGCCGGCGGCGGAGTCGGCCGAGGGTGGCCTGCTGGTCCCCTCGACGGGCCACCACCGCACACCGCCTCGGCGCAGCACGCCCGGTCCGACGATCCACACCGTCGACGACGACCTCGCCCGCACCCTCATCGGGGCGCTGCGCGCGGGCGAGGAGGCCGCGGCATACCAGCGCGCGGAGCGGGCCTCCAGGCCCGGGCCCACGCTGCCCGCCACCGACCCCACCACGACGCTGGCCGTGCTGCGGGAGGCTGCGGCCGACCGCCAGGGCGTCTGGATCGGCTACTCCGACGCGGCCGGCGGCGTGCAGCGACTGCTGTTCTACCCCGACCGCGTCGAGGGCGGCCGCGTGCACGGCACGGCCGACGGCACCGCCCGCACCCTGTCGATCCACCGGGTGACGGGCGCGTCCGCGACCTAG
- a CDS encoding aldose 1-epimerase family protein, whose translation MSEAARHEPPTGEQWTFGHGDLQATVVEVGGGLRTFTAGGVDVLAGYGVGEMASSGRGQLLMPWPNRLRDGRYRFDGREQQLALTEPARGNASHGLVRWALWSLLERTAASVTVGYRLHPQPGWPGCLDLTVRYELSGDDLSVTADATNVGDTRVPFGFGAHPYVALGDTRLSDVVLTVPAAEQVLVDDERKLPTGTAPVEQDERDFRTPRPLGDTRLDTAFTGLGRDADGRWRVRLAGLTDRPDVSVWGDGAFGWVQVFTDKGEDEGVDGVRGIAVEPLTCPADAFNSGQGVVVLDPGARWSGQWGVTVHA comes from the coding sequence ATGAGCGAGGCAGCGCGGCACGAGCCCCCCACCGGCGAGCAGTGGACCTTTGGCCACGGTGACCTGCAGGCCACGGTCGTCGAGGTCGGCGGCGGGCTGCGGACCTTCACGGCCGGCGGGGTGGACGTCCTGGCTGGGTACGGGGTGGGCGAGATGGCCTCCTCCGGGCGCGGCCAGCTGCTGATGCCGTGGCCGAACCGGCTGCGGGACGGCCGCTACCGCTTCGACGGCCGGGAGCAGCAGTTGGCCCTCACCGAGCCAGCCCGTGGCAACGCCAGCCACGGGCTGGTGCGCTGGGCGCTGTGGTCGCTGCTCGAGCGCACGGCCGCCTCCGTCACGGTCGGCTACCGCCTGCACCCGCAGCCCGGTTGGCCCGGCTGCCTCGACCTCACCGTCCGCTACGAGCTGTCCGGTGACGACCTGTCGGTGACGGCCGATGCGACCAACGTGGGGGACACCAGGGTGCCGTTCGGCTTCGGCGCCCATCCGTACGTCGCCCTCGGCGACACCCGCCTGTCCGACGTCGTGCTCACGGTGCCGGCCGCCGAGCAGGTGCTGGTCGACGACGAGCGCAAGCTGCCCACCGGCACCGCGCCTGTCGAGCAGGATGAACGCGACTTCCGCACCCCGCGGCCGCTGGGCGACACCCGGCTGGACACCGCGTTCACCGGTCTCGGGCGCGACGCCGACGGCCGCTGGCGGGTGCGGTTGGCCGGCCTCACCGACCGGCCGGACGTCTCCGTCTGGGGCGACGGTGCCTTCGGCTGGGTGCAGGTCTTCACCGACAAGGGCGAGGACGAGGGGGTCGACGGCGTGCGGGGCATCGCGGTGGAGCCGCTCACCTGTCCCGCCGACGCGTTCAACTCGGGGCAGGGCGTCGTCGTGCTCGACCCGGGCGCGCGGTGGTCAGGTCAGTGGGGCGTGACGGTCCACGCCTGA
- a CDS encoding MFS transporter, whose translation MSEHGGIREFWSHLPTEGRWLLSTVAVQTLGRGLTLPFTVIYLHEVRGIELGLSGLLMALIAVFALAVTAPGGSLTDRLGARVMLLLATTAQLVGCVILAFATTPLTVALAFLFIGFNFGISWPAFNALIAAVVDGPARQQYFGINFALVNLGIGLGGVVGGIVVDVERPATFTAIFLADAASMLVPIALLLGPLRHVHGRAEAPDHASDEPGSYAAILRQPSVLWLTLLTFVATFVGYGQIEAGMPAFARGVAEVSTEVIGFAFAVNTAVIVGLQFFVLGRISGRRRTRVFMVMSLLWAISWLVLGLAGLVPGSMAASAAVLAFMGLFALGETMLQPTVPAITNDLAPDHLRGRYNAISAGAFQAGTILGPVVAGVLLQHQLAEAYIALLVGGCVAMVWLARLLEQRITPAANGLQAAVAAEAQAEEAAEAQPEVAAETPAAPLSGVDRHAPLT comes from the coding sequence ATGAGCGAGCACGGGGGCATCCGGGAGTTCTGGTCGCACCTGCCGACCGAGGGGCGATGGCTGCTCTCGACGGTGGCCGTCCAGACCCTCGGCCGCGGCCTGACCCTGCCGTTCACGGTGATCTATCTCCACGAGGTCCGCGGCATCGAGCTCGGCCTCTCCGGCCTGCTCATGGCACTGATCGCCGTCTTCGCGCTGGCCGTCACCGCCCCCGGCGGCTCCCTGACCGACCGGCTCGGCGCCCGCGTGATGCTGCTGCTGGCGACGACCGCCCAGCTGGTGGGCTGCGTCATCCTGGCCTTCGCGACCACCCCGCTGACGGTCGCGCTGGCGTTCCTCTTCATAGGATTCAACTTCGGCATCTCGTGGCCGGCCTTCAACGCGCTGATCGCGGCCGTTGTCGACGGCCCGGCCCGGCAGCAGTACTTCGGCATCAACTTCGCGCTGGTCAACCTCGGCATCGGCCTCGGCGGCGTGGTCGGCGGCATCGTGGTCGACGTCGAGCGCCCGGCCACCTTCACCGCGATCTTCCTCGCCGACGCCGCGTCGATGCTCGTGCCGATCGCGCTGCTGCTCGGCCCGCTGCGGCACGTGCACGGCCGCGCCGAGGCGCCCGACCACGCGTCGGACGAGCCCGGGTCCTACGCCGCCATCCTGCGCCAGCCGTCCGTTCTGTGGTTGACCCTGCTGACCTTCGTGGCCACCTTCGTCGGCTACGGCCAGATCGAGGCCGGTATGCCGGCGTTTGCCCGGGGCGTCGCCGAGGTCTCCACCGAGGTGATCGGCTTCGCGTTCGCCGTGAACACGGCCGTCATCGTGGGCCTGCAGTTCTTCGTCCTCGGACGCATCAGCGGCAGGCGCCGCACCCGCGTCTTCATGGTCATGTCGCTGCTGTGGGCCATCTCGTGGCTCGTGCTCGGCCTCGCCGGCCTGGTCCCCGGGTCCATGGCGGCGAGCGCGGCCGTGCTCGCCTTCATGGGGCTCTTCGCCCTCGGCGAGACCATGCTGCAACCCACCGTCCCCGCCATCACCAACGACCTCGCGCCCGACCACCTGCGCGGGCGCTACAACGCGATCAGCGCGGGCGCCTTCCAGGCGGGCACCATCCTGGGCCCCGTCGTGGCCGGTGTGCTCCTCCAGCACCAGCTCGCCGAGGCCTACATCGCCCTGCTGGTGGGCGGCTGCGTCGCCATGGTGTGGCTGGCCCGGCTGCTCGAGCAGCGCATCACGCCCGCGGCCAACGGGCTGCAGGCGGCGGTGGCCGCCGAGGCGCAGGCCGAGGAGGCCGCCGAGGCGCAGCCCGAGGTGGCGGCCGAGACGCCGGCGGCGCCGCTCTCAGGCGTGGACCGTCACGCCCCACTGACCTGA
- a CDS encoding hydroxymethylglutaryl-CoA lyase: protein MRAPQREPAEDLPPRVTIYEVGPRDGLQNEKTVVPAAVKADFIRRLAAAGLETIETTSFVPPAWVPQLADASEVLGLLGADGLGPRRPVLVPNERGLDRALEAGVGAVAIFGSATETFARKNLNRTVAESVDMFAPVVARAREAGLWVRAYVSMCFGDPWEGPVPVEQVVDVSRRLMDLGCDQLSLGDTIGVGTTGHVDRLLDALQAGGIRADRVGVHFHDTYGQALANTLAALRHGVTVVDASTGGLGGCPYAKSATGNLATEDLVWALHGAGVETGVDLEALVETSVWMAGQLGRPSPSRVVRALAGTPE from the coding sequence ATGAGAGCCCCGCAGCGCGAGCCGGCCGAGGACCTGCCGCCCCGAGTCACGATCTACGAGGTGGGCCCGCGCGACGGGCTGCAGAACGAGAAGACCGTCGTGCCCGCCGCGGTGAAGGCCGACTTCATCCGCCGCCTGGCCGCCGCCGGGCTCGAGACGATCGAGACGACCTCGTTCGTGCCGCCGGCCTGGGTGCCCCAGCTGGCGGACGCCTCGGAGGTGCTCGGCCTGCTCGGCGCCGACGGGCTCGGGCCGCGCCGACCGGTGCTGGTGCCGAACGAGCGCGGGCTCGACCGTGCCCTCGAGGCGGGCGTCGGCGCCGTCGCGATCTTCGGCAGCGCCACCGAGACCTTCGCCCGCAAGAACCTCAACCGCACGGTCGCCGAGTCGGTCGACATGTTCGCCCCGGTCGTGGCGCGGGCCCGCGAGGCCGGGCTCTGGGTGCGGGCCTACGTCTCCATGTGCTTCGGCGACCCCTGGGAGGGGCCGGTGCCGGTGGAGCAGGTCGTCGACGTCTCACGGCGGCTCATGGACCTCGGGTGCGACCAGCTCTCGCTCGGCGACACCATCGGCGTCGGCACCACGGGTCACGTCGACCGGCTGCTCGACGCGCTGCAGGCGGGGGGCATCCGCGCCGACCGGGTCGGGGTGCACTTCCACGACACCTACGGCCAGGCGCTGGCCAACACCCTGGCCGCCCTGCGGCACGGCGTCACCGTGGTCGACGCCTCCACCGGGGGTCTCGGCGGCTGCCCCTACGCCAAGAGCGCCACCGGCAACCTCGCCACCGAGGACCTCGTGTGGGCGCTGCACGGCGCCGGCGTCGAGACCGGCGTCGATCTCGAGGCCCTGGTGGAGACCAGCGTCTGGATGGCCGGCCAGCTCGGCCGTCCTTCGCCCTCGCGCGTGGTCCGTGCGCTCGCGGGCACACCCGAGTAG
- a CDS encoding DUF3027 domain-containing protein: MAAPKHDAVLKASVDLAREAAESIAEAGSVGDHLGMEMVDERLATHFFACTAKAYPGWRWAITVARVPRGKVATVCETNLVPGEGALLSPEWVPYAERLAPGDVGPGDVLPYREDDPNLEPGFEATGDEDVDQMALWELGLGRKRVLSAEGREAAAQRWYEGDSGPHAEVAEKAPAPCSTCGYFLPMAGALRSFFGVCANAWSPSDARVVSLDHGCGAHSEVDVEKQLPVPVGEPLVDEQAYDLV; encoded by the coding sequence GTGGCTGCCCCCAAGCACGACGCGGTGCTGAAGGCCTCGGTCGATCTGGCCCGCGAGGCCGCCGAGTCGATCGCCGAGGCCGGCAGCGTCGGCGACCACCTCGGCATGGAGATGGTCGACGAGCGGCTGGCCACGCACTTCTTCGCCTGCACCGCCAAGGCCTACCCCGGCTGGCGCTGGGCGATCACGGTCGCCCGGGTGCCCCGCGGCAAGGTCGCCACGGTGTGCGAGACCAACCTCGTGCCCGGCGAGGGAGCGCTGCTCTCGCCGGAGTGGGTGCCGTATGCCGAGCGGCTCGCGCCCGGTGACGTGGGGCCCGGCGACGTGCTCCCCTACCGGGAGGACGACCCCAACCTCGAGCCCGGCTTCGAGGCCACCGGCGACGAGGACGTCGACCAGATGGCGCTCTGGGAGCTGGGGCTGGGGCGCAAGCGCGTGCTGTCGGCCGAGGGCCGCGAGGCCGCGGCCCAGCGCTGGTACGAGGGTGACAGCGGTCCGCACGCCGAGGTCGCCGAGAAGGCCCCGGCCCCGTGCTCGACGTGCGGCTACTTCCTGCCCATGGCAGGAGCGCTGAGGTCTTTTTTCGGCGTGTGCGCCAACGCCTGGTCCCCGAGCGACGCCCGCGTCGTGAGTCTTGACCACGGCTGCGGCGCCCACTCCGAGGTCGACGTCGAGAAGCAGCTGCCGGTGCCCGTGGGCGAGCCGCTCGTGGACGAGCAGGCCTACGACCTGGTCTGA
- a CDS encoding metal-sensitive transcriptional regulator, with amino-acid sequence MNVDPDTLTAALNRLRRAQGQLGGVIRMIEEGRECTDVVTQLAAVSRALDKAGFAIIATNLQQCLVAGDEAALDKEKLEKLFLSLA; translated from the coding sequence ATGAACGTCGATCCCGACACCCTCACCGCCGCCCTGAACCGGCTCCGCCGCGCCCAGGGGCAGCTCGGCGGGGTGATCCGGATGATCGAGGAGGGCCGCGAGTGCACCGACGTGGTCACCCAGCTCGCCGCCGTCTCGCGGGCGCTGGACAAGGCCGGCTTCGCGATCATCGCCACCAACCTCCAGCAGTGCCTCGTCGCCGGCGACGAGGCGGCGCTCGACAAGGAGAAGCTGGAGAAGCTCTTCCTCTCCCTGGCCTGA
- a CDS encoding response regulator transcription factor, whose protein sequence is MNTTPEARLLVVEDEPNIRELLATSLRFAGFDVQVAGDGGTAIRLAAERAPDLVVLDVMLPDMDGFTVTRRLREAGRQLPIVFVTARDSLDDKITGLTVGGDDYVTKPFSLEEVVARIRAVLRRTRGEAEESAALRFEDLELDEDSHEVRRRGRVIDVSPTEFKLLRYLMLNPNRVLSKAQILDHVWDYDFRGESGIVESYISYLRRKIDVEGVPPLIHTKRGVGYVLRRMPEA, encoded by the coding sequence GTGAACACCACCCCTGAGGCGCGCCTGCTCGTCGTCGAGGACGAGCCGAACATCCGCGAGCTGCTGGCCACCTCGCTGCGCTTCGCCGGGTTCGACGTCCAGGTCGCGGGGGACGGCGGCACGGCGATCCGCCTGGCCGCCGAGCGAGCCCCCGACCTCGTCGTGCTCGACGTCATGCTGCCCGACATGGACGGCTTCACCGTCACCCGCAGGTTGCGCGAGGCCGGCCGGCAGCTGCCGATCGTCTTCGTCACCGCCCGCGACTCCCTCGACGACAAGATCACCGGGCTCACCGTCGGGGGCGACGACTACGTCACCAAGCCGTTCAGCCTCGAGGAGGTCGTCGCCCGCATCCGGGCGGTGCTCCGCCGCACCCGCGGCGAGGCCGAGGAGAGCGCCGCGCTGCGGTTCGAGGACCTCGAGCTCGACGAGGACAGCCACGAGGTCCGCCGCCGCGGCCGGGTGATCGACGTCTCCCCCACCGAGTTCAAGCTGCTGCGCTACCTCATGCTCAACCCCAACCGGGTGCTGTCCAAGGCCCAGATCCTCGACCACGTCTGGGACTACGACTTCCGCGGCGAGTCCGGCATCGTCGAGTCCTACATCTCCTACCTGCGCCGCAAGATCGACGTCGAGGGCGTTCCCCCACTGATCCACACCAAGCGCGGGGTGGGCTACGTGCTGCGCCGGATGCCGGAGGCCTGA
- a CDS encoding DUF2530 domain-containing protein, with product MRQSSASRPTNGPTTRSTPQVTEPQPLPWRTTHVVLWGIAIWAVALVVTLAVPALHSGDRSWWPWVCVAGIVLGFLGYSYVRRGRGNASDAR from the coding sequence GTGAGACAGTCCAGCGCCAGCCGGCCGACCAACGGCCCGACCACCCGCTCGACACCCCAGGTCACCGAGCCGCAGCCGCTGCCGTGGCGCACGACCCACGTCGTGCTGTGGGGCATCGCGATCTGGGCCGTGGCTCTGGTCGTCACGCTCGCCGTGCCGGCGCTGCACAGCGGCGACCGTTCGTGGTGGCCGTGGGTCTGTGTCGCCGGGATCGTGCTCGGCTTCCTCGGCTACAGCTACGTGCGCCGCGGGCGTGGCAACGCCTCCGACGCCCGCTGA
- a CDS encoding cold shock domain-containing protein — translation MPTGKVRFYDADKGFGFIAGDEGEDVFLHASALPEGITTLKKGTRVDFGIVEGRRGAQALSVRVLEPSPSVAAGKREQTRKKPEEMVVLIEDTIKLLDDASTSLRRGRRPDKAHGDKLATVLRFLADQLES, via the coding sequence GTGCCTACAGGCAAGGTCAGGTTCTACGACGCGGACAAGGGCTTCGGCTTCATCGCCGGTGACGAGGGTGAGGACGTGTTCCTGCACGCCAGCGCCCTGCCGGAGGGCATCACCACGCTGAAGAAGGGCACCCGCGTCGACTTCGGCATCGTCGAGGGCCGCCGTGGCGCCCAGGCCCTGTCGGTGCGGGTGCTCGAGCCGTCGCCCAGCGTCGCCGCGGGCAAGCGCGAGCAGACCCGCAAGAAGCCCGAGGAGATGGTCGTCCTCATCGAGGACACCATCAAGCTGCTCGACGACGCCTCCACCTCCCTCCGCCGCGGTCGCCGGCCCGACAAGGCGCACGGCGACAAGCTCGCCACCGTGCTGCGCTTCCTCGCCGACCAGCTGGAGTCCTGA